From a single Maylandia zebra isolate NMK-2024a linkage group LG3, Mzebra_GT3a, whole genome shotgun sequence genomic region:
- the LOC112433228 gene encoding carboxy-terminal kinesin 2-like encodes SQFTFTASFVEIYNETLRDLVFTGKSSKRPEHEIRKTASNELTITNLTYERVSNEDQVLRLIALANQNRSTAQTAQNDRSSRSHSVFQLDIEGVNAGRDVKCKSTLCLVDLAGSERMVKSQSQGDRFKEMTAINSSLSNLGVVIAALAKKETCVAYRNSKLTYLLQGCLGGKRQNLDVC; translated from the exons TCACAGTTCACGTTCACAGCGAGCTTCGTCGAAATTTACAATGAGACCCTGAGGGACCTTGTGTTCACCGGCAAGTCCAGCAAGAGACCTGAGCATGAGATCCGCAAGACAGCCAGCAACGAATTGACAATCACTAATCTCACCTATGAGCGGGTCTCCAATGAGGATCAG GTTCTCCGTCTGATTGCTTTGGCCAATCAGAATCGCTCCACTGCCCAGACAGCCCAGAATGACCGCTCGTCTCGCTCCCACTCAGTCTTCCAGCTGGATATTGAGGGAGTTAATGCCGGCAGGGATGTCAAGTGCAAAT ccACTCTGTGCCTGGTGGACTTGGCTGGCAGTGAACGAATGGTGAAGAGCCAGTCTCAGGGTGACCGTTTCAAAGAGATGACCGCCATCAACAGCTCACTGTCCAACCTGGGCGTCGTTATCGCCGCTCTGGCCAAAAAG GAGACTTGCGTAGCTTACAGGAACTCGAAGCTCACGTACCTCCTTCAGGGATGTTTGGGGGGGAAACGGCAAAAC CTTGATGTTTGTTAA